In Acidobacteriota bacterium, the genomic window CATCCCGGCAGGCGACCCAGCACGTCGTCCTGAATGCGGGCAAGGTCGTTCTCATGCGCGACGACCCCGAACTGAAGCGAATCGTCGGCGACTGCCAACCGGTCCACGCGGACGGGATGGCGGTCGTCTGGGCCGGTCGATGGCTCGGTGTGCCGTTCCCGGAGCGGATCGCCGGCATCGACCTGATGGAACGACTCTTTCATGAGGCCGAACGGGAGGGC contains:
- a CDS encoding WecB/TagA/CpsF family glycosyltransferase, whose protein sequence is MHDQRRRRLFGVMVDVVDMDGAVSACRQAITSRQATQHVVLNAGKVVLMRDDPELKRIVGDCQPVHADGMAVVWAGRWLGVPFPERIAGIDLMERLFHEAEREG